In Eubacteriales bacterium, a single window of DNA contains:
- the rplA gene encoding 50S ribosomal protein L1 has protein sequence MKRGKKYLDSAATYTKTELYDLEKAIELALSTAKANFDETIELSAKLGVDPRHADQQVRGVVVLPHGTGKKVRVLVFAKGDKAKDATDAGADFVGAEEMVEKIQKENWMDFDACVATPDMMGVVGKIARILGPRGLMPNPKSGTVTMDIAKAVNDIKAGKVEYRVDKTSIVHVPIGKKSFGSEKLSENLKVLMEAIVKAKPSSAKGTYLKSVAISSTMGPGIKINPLKFLN, from the coding sequence ATGAAAAGAGGAAAGAAATATTTAGATAGCGCGGCAACTTACACAAAGACCGAGCTATATGATTTAGAAAAAGCGATTGAGTTAGCTCTTTCAACTGCAAAAGCAAATTTTGACGAGACGATAGAGCTTTCAGCAAAATTAGGCGTTGATCCGCGTCATGCAGATCAGCAGGTCAGAGGCGTTGTCGTTTTACCGCATGGAACTGGTAAAAAAGTCCGTGTTTTAGTTTTTGCTAAAGGCGACAAGGCAAAAGATGCTACGGATGCCGGAGCAGATTTTGTTGGGGCAGAAGAGATGGTAGAAAAGATCCAAAAAGAAAACTGGATGGATTTTGACGCATGTGTCGCAACACCAGACATGATGGGAGTTGTAGGTAAAATAGCTAGGATTTTAGGACCAAGAGGTTTAATGCCTAACCCGAAATCAGGTACGGTTACAATGGATATAGCAAAGGCTGTTAACGACATTAAAGCCGGTAAAGTTGAATATAGGGTAGACAAAACGTCTATAGTTCACGTTCCTATCGGTAAAAAGAGCTTTGGAAGCGAAAAATTATCTGAAAACCTTAAAGTGTTGATGGAAGCTATAGTTAAGGCTAAACCTTCATCTGCAAAGGGAACGTATTTGAAAAGCGTAGCAATATCTTCAACTATGGGACCTGGAATTAAAATCAATCCGCTTAAGTTTTTAAATTAA
- the rplK gene encoding 50S ribosomal protein L11, producing MAKKISGYIKLQLPAGKATPAPPVGPALGQHGVNIMEFCKNFNEKTAKQAGLIIPVVITVYADRSFSYITKTPPAAVLIKKAIKLESGSDTPNKKKVGKITKAQIKEIAELKMPDLNAASVDSAMSMIAGTARSMGVEVVD from the coding sequence ATGGCAAAAAAGATATCCGGCTATATAAAACTTCAGTTGCCTGCCGGAAAGGCAACTCCTGCACCACCGGTTGGGCCGGCACTAGGTCAGCACGGAGTAAACATAATGGAGTTTTGTAAAAACTTTAATGAGAAAACGGCAAAACAGGCAGGGCTTATAATCCCTGTTGTAATTACGGTTTATGCAGACAGATCGTTTTCATATATTACTAAAACTCCGCCAGCAGCGGTGTTGATTAAAAAAGCAATAAAATTAGAAAGTGGATCTGACACACCTAATAAAAAGAAAGTCGGCAAAATCACTAAAGCACAAATTAAAGAGATTGCAGAACTTAAAATGCCAGACTTAAATGCAGCGAGCGTTGATTCAGCCATGAGCATGATTGCTGGAACTGCTAGAAGTATGGGCGTTGAGGTTGTAGACTAA
- the tuf gene encoding elongation factor Tu, producing MAKAKFERTKPHVNVGTIGHVDHGKTTLTAAITTVLAKYGKAQATKYDEIDKAPEEKERGITINTAHVEYETDNRHYAHVDCPGHADYVKNMITGAAQMDGAILVVSAADGPMPQTREHILLAKQVGVPYIIVFMNKVDMVDDPELLELVEMEVRELLSAYEFPGDDIPVIKGSALKALEAAQTGEDVKDNPDCKCIFELMDAIDSYIPTPERASDKPFLMPVEDVFSITGRGTVATGRVERGVVKVQDTVEIVGLTDKPKSTVVTGVEMFRKLLDQAIAGDNIGVLLRGIQRTEIERGQVLAKPGSIHPHTHFKSGVYVLTKEEGGRHTPFFNGYRPQFYFRTTDVTGVIELPEGTEMVMPGDNIQMEIKLITPIAIEEGLRFAIREGGRTVGAGVVSEVIE from the coding sequence ATGGCAAAGGCAAAGTTTGAAAGAACGAAACCCCACGTAAACGTAGGGACGATAGGGCACGTAGACCATGGGAAGACAACGTTGACAGCAGCGATAACGACGGTATTGGCAAAGTACGGGAAAGCGCAGGCAACGAAGTATGATGAAATCGATAAAGCACCGGAAGAAAAGGAAAGAGGAATAACGATAAACACAGCGCACGTAGAGTACGAGACAGATAACCGGCATTACGCACATGTAGACTGCCCAGGACACGCAGACTATGTAAAGAACATGATAACAGGAGCAGCGCAGATGGACGGAGCTATATTAGTAGTATCAGCAGCAGACGGCCCAATGCCGCAGACAAGAGAACATATACTGTTGGCAAAACAGGTAGGAGTACCGTACATCATAGTATTCATGAACAAGGTAGATATGGTAGATGACCCGGAACTTTTAGAGTTGGTAGAAATGGAAGTAAGGGAACTGTTATCTGCATATGAATTTCCGGGAGACGATATACCGGTTATAAAGGGAAGCGCATTAAAGGCATTGGAAGCAGCACAGACAGGCGAAGATGTAAAAGATAATCCAGACTGCAAATGTATCTTTGAATTAATGGATGCAATAGACAGCTATATACCAACACCGGAAAGGGCATCAGATAAGCCGTTCTTAATGCCGGTAGAAGACGTATTTTCAATAACAGGAAGAGGAACGGTAGCAACAGGGAGAGTAGAAAGAGGCGTAGTAAAGGTACAGGATACCGTAGAGATAGTAGGATTAACAGACAAGCCTAAAAGCACAGTAGTAACCGGAGTAGAAATGTTTAGGAAACTGCTGGATCAGGCAATAGCAGGAGACAACATCGGAGTATTGTTAAGAGGCATACAAAGAACAGAGATCGAAAGAGGGCAGGTATTAGCAAAGCCGGGATCAATACATCCGCACACACATTTTAAGAGCGGAGTATACGTACTGACCAAAGAAGAAGGCGGAAGGCACACACCATTTTTCAATGGATACAGGCCGCAGTTTTACTTCAGGACAACAGACGTAACAGGAGTAATCGAATTACCAGAAGGAACAGAGATGGTAATGCCGGGAGACAACATCCAGATGGAGATAAAGTTAATAACGCCGATAGCGATAGAAGAAGGATTAAGATTTGCAATAAGAGAAGGCGGAAGAACAGTAGGAGCTGGAGTCGTTTCAGAGGTTATTGAATAA
- the secE gene encoding preprotein translocase subunit SecE, with protein MAKTKLLGSEKEAKLKAKKRQQKKQKKQRKSIIRFFKEVYSELKKVTWPTFKDLVKHTSAVIIFILVMGAIIFVVDTVLSQVWKLLLK; from the coding sequence ATGGCAAAAACCAAGCTGTTAGGAAGCGAAAAAGAAGCTAAACTTAAAGCTAAAAAGCGTCAGCAGAAAAAACAGAAAAAACAGAGAAAAAGTATCATCAGGTTCTTTAAAGAGGTCTATTCTGAACTCAAAAAGGTTACATGGCCTACGTTTAAGGATTTAGTTAAGCATACTAGCGCAGTCATAATCTTTATTTTGGTAATGGGTGCGATAATATTTGTAGTTGACACTGTTTTATCGCAAGTTTGGAAATTACTACTTAAATAA
- a CDS encoding response regulator transcription factor, with amino-acid sequence MIYIVEDDINIRQMESYALKNSGYTVLEFGDAKSFFAECKNQLPSLVILDIMLPGEDGFDILKKLRYDALTKNIPVIIVTAKVNELNIVKGLDYGADDYITKPFGIMELISRVKAILRRTNMETQMLYKFGNVTLDDEKHLVTADNTVCDLTFKEYELLKYLLANPCIVLSRNKLMDKVWGTEFEGESRTVDMHIKTLRQKLGKCGEIIKTVRNVGYKIE; translated from the coding sequence ATGATCTATATAGTAGAAGATGATATAAATATACGGCAAATGGAAAGCTATGCTTTAAAAAACAGTGGCTATACTGTTTTAGAATTTGGTGACGCAAAAAGCTTTTTTGCTGAATGCAAAAATCAGCTTCCTTCTTTGGTTATTTTAGACATAATGCTTCCAGGCGAAGACGGTTTTGATATTTTGAAAAAGTTACGGTATGATGCCCTAACTAAAAATATCCCCGTAATTATCGTTACTGCAAAAGTCAATGAGTTAAACATAGTCAAAGGGTTAGACTACGGTGCAGACGACTATATAACAAAACCTTTTGGAATTATGGAACTTATATCAAGGGTAAAAGCTATTCTTCGCCGTACAAATATGGAAACCCAGATGTTATATAAATTTGGGAATGTTACGTTAGACGATGAAAAACATTTAGTTACAGCGGATAATACGGTATGCGACCTCACTTTTAAGGAATACGAACTGCTTAAATACCTACTTGCAAACCCATGTATAGTTCTTTCCAGGAATAAATTGATGGATAAGGTCTGGGGAACAGAGTTCGAAGGCGAAAGCCGTACTGTAGATATGCATATAAAAACTTTAAGGCAAAAACTCGGTAAATGCGGTGAAATCATAAAAACCGTTAGGAATGTAGGATATAAAATAGAATAA
- the rpmG gene encoding 50S ribosomal protein L33, which produces MRVKVTLACTECKQRNYDTMKNKKNDPDRLEMRKYCRFCRKHTSHKETK; this is translated from the coding sequence ATGCGCGTTAAGGTAACGCTGGCATGCACTGAGTGCAAACAGAGAAATTACGATACAATGAAGAATAAAAAGAACGATCCAGACAGGCTGGAAATGCGTAAATACTGCAGATTTTGCAGAAAGCATACTTCTCATAAAGAAACAAAATAA
- a CDS encoding 2-isopropylmalate synthase has protein sequence MLVLDKKSNLLEENDFQYPLQDVKDPQLFRDMFEYKQVPKVSFNHRVVPMNMPEDIWMTDTTFRDGQQSRAPFTSKQIVDLFKFENKLGGPNGLIRQSEFFVYTAKDREAVEQCLALGYKFPEITTWIRASESDFELIKKIGVKETGILVSCSDYHIFKKMNLTRSKAIDKYLGVVKMALDKGIRPRCHFEDITRADFYGFVVPFASELKKLMDETKIPIKIRICDTMGYGISYPGAALPRSVQGIVYGLRFYAGFSSELLEWHGHNDFYKAVTNSVTAWLYGCSSVNASLLGLGERTGNCPLEAMAIEYAQLKGNTGGMDLSVITEIANYFEKEIKYHIPSKTPFVGRNFNATRAGIHADGLLKDEEIYNIFDTQHILNRPAVVLVDAHSGLAGIAHWINAHFAIDADNKIDKKDKIIVKIKEYIDDEFAKGRVTTYGDNELEAIIKEIDPELHHSLCYDISSKKNKK, from the coding sequence ATGTTAGTATTAGATAAAAAATCCAATTTACTGGAGGAAAACGATTTTCAGTATCCGTTGCAAGACGTTAAAGACCCACAGCTATTCAGAGATATGTTTGAATATAAACAAGTACCCAAAGTTTCTTTCAACCATAGGGTAGTACCTATGAACATGCCGGAAGATATATGGATGACAGATACGACGTTTAGGGACGGGCAGCAGTCCCGTGCGCCTTTTACGTCTAAACAGATAGTGGATCTATTTAAATTTGAAAATAAACTGGGCGGGCCAAATGGTTTGATCCGTCAGAGCGAATTTTTCGTATATACAGCAAAGGACAGGGAAGCCGTTGAACAATGTCTGGCGTTAGGCTACAAGTTTCCAGAGATAACGACTTGGATACGTGCATCTGAAAGTGATTTTGAACTTATTAAGAAGATAGGCGTTAAAGAAACCGGAATATTAGTCAGCTGTTCGGACTATCATATTTTTAAAAAGATGAATTTGACACGCTCTAAGGCTATAGACAAGTATTTAGGCGTGGTAAAGATGGCGCTTGATAAAGGCATACGCCCGCGTTGCCATTTTGAAGATATAACGAGAGCAGATTTTTACGGTTTTGTCGTTCCTTTTGCATCTGAGCTTAAAAAACTTATGGACGAAACTAAAATACCAATAAAGATACGTATATGCGACACAATGGGATACGGGATATCTTATCCCGGGGCTGCGCTTCCAAGAAGCGTACAGGGTATCGTATACGGTTTAAGGTTTTATGCCGGGTTTAGCAGTGAACTTTTAGAATGGCATGGGCACAACGACTTTTACAAGGCGGTTACCAATTCTGTTACAGCATGGCTGTATGGATGCTCAAGCGTAAATGCTTCGCTTTTAGGTCTAGGAGAGAGAACGGGGAACTGCCCTCTTGAGGCCATGGCAATTGAATATGCACAGTTAAAGGGTAATACAGGAGGAATGGACCTATCCGTTATAACCGAGATAGCTAATTATTTTGAGAAAGAAATAAAGTATCATATCCCTTCCAAGACGCCTTTTGTAGGGAGAAATTTCAATGCTACAAGAGCTGGTATTCATGCGGACGGGCTTCTAAAGGACGAAGAGATATACAATATATTTGACACACAGCATATACTTAATCGCCCTGCAGTTGTTTTAGTCGATGCACATTCCGGCCTCGCTGGAATAGCACACTGGATAAATGCACATTTTGCAATAGATGCAGATAATAAAATAGACAAGAAGGATAAGATAATAGTTAAGATAAAGGAATACATAGACGACGAGTTTGCAAAAGGCAGAGTTACGACTTATGGCGATAATGAGCTTGAGGCAATAATAAAAGAGATAGATCCTGAGTTACACCATTCCCTTTGTTATGACATATCATCTAAAAAAAATAAGAAATAA
- the nusG gene encoding transcription termination/antitermination protein NusG produces MKQEKTTKAYWYVVHTYSGYENKVKANLEKTIQNSGLNDVILEVKVPMEESIEVKNGKKKHILKKMFPGYVMVKMFLTDDSWYVVRNTRGVTGFVGPGSKPIPLTNKEVRAMGVEAIPISLNVDLGDNIMITTGPLESFIGIVKEINVEKQKVKVTVSMFGRDTDVELDFVQIKRL; encoded by the coding sequence ATTAAGCAGGAAAAAACTACTAAGGCATATTGGTATGTGGTTCATACCTATTCTGGATACGAGAATAAAGTTAAGGCAAACCTCGAAAAAACCATACAAAACAGCGGGCTTAACGATGTTATATTAGAAGTTAAAGTTCCTATGGAAGAATCTATCGAGGTTAAAAATGGCAAGAAGAAACACATTTTAAAAAAGATGTTTCCTGGCTATGTTATGGTTAAGATGTTTTTAACAGACGATTCCTGGTATGTTGTCAGAAACACCAGGGGAGTTACCGGCTTCGTTGGGCCGGGGTCTAAACCCATACCTCTTACAAATAAAGAAGTTAGGGCAATGGGCGTTGAAGCTATACCGATAAGCTTGAATGTAGATTTAGGCGATAACATAATGATAACTACGGGGCCGCTTGAGAGCTTTATTGGAATAGTAAAAGAAATAAACGTGGAAAAACAAAAAGTGAAAGTTACTGTGTCTATGTTTGGCAGAGATACAGACGTTGAATTAGACTTTGTTCAGATAAAGAGATTATAA
- a CDS encoding Na/Pi cotransporter family protein — protein sequence MRKTIIKSLRGVLLGAGVTSIIQSSSATTVMVVGFVNSGIMKLRQAIGVIMGANIGTTVTAWILSLVGIQGDSILIKLLKPASWSPVIALIGVIFILFLKSTKKKDVGTIMIGFAILMLGMETMSSAVKPLADIPEFTNILTLFSNPLLGVLAGALITGIIQSSSASVGILQALSLTGSMTYATAMPIIMGQNIGTCITALLSAIGTNKNAKRAAVVHLYFNIIGTVTFLTLFYLLNYIFNFAFVNYTISPIGIAVVHSIFNILGTSVLLPLTKQLEKLACLTIKSKDTGPEEIQLLDERFLSNPSFAIAQAKTVARSMAENVRDSLILSLDNMKNYSETNAQNILESESKVDMYEDKLGTYLVKLSGKDLTDKDSHEASKLLHCIGDFERISDHSTNLLEVAQEMRDKNIVFSDEANKDLDVIYSAVREILNTAIKSFTDDDLTLAAQVEPLEEVIDLLKAQAKTRHIDRLQKGTCTIELGFIFADLLANLERVSDHCSNIAVCIIEVSKNSFDTHKYLNSIKSSGETTYSRLFEEFKNKYTLS from the coding sequence ATTAGAAAAACTATCATCAAGTCCTTAAGGGGCGTCCTGCTTGGTGCAGGCGTTACTTCTATAATTCAATCCTCTTCAGCAACGACAGTCATGGTCGTTGGTTTTGTAAATTCCGGTATAATGAAATTAAGACAGGCAATTGGGGTAATAATGGGAGCAAACATCGGAACTACCGTTACTGCCTGGATACTTAGTTTGGTCGGGATCCAAGGTGATAGTATTTTAATAAAACTGTTAAAACCTGCATCTTGGTCTCCTGTAATCGCTTTAATCGGCGTTATATTTATTCTATTTTTAAAAAGCACTAAGAAAAAAGATGTCGGCACAATAATGATAGGCTTTGCCATACTGATGCTGGGGATGGAAACGATGTCTTCAGCCGTAAAGCCTTTAGCCGATATTCCCGAGTTTACAAATATATTGACACTGTTTTCAAACCCGCTCCTAGGGGTTTTGGCCGGAGCATTAATTACCGGCATTATACAAAGTTCTTCTGCATCTGTCGGTATTTTACAGGCACTGTCATTAACCGGCAGCATGACTTATGCAACAGCTATGCCAATTATTATGGGCCAAAACATAGGTACTTGCATAACTGCGCTTTTGTCTGCTATTGGAACTAATAAAAATGCAAAACGCGCTGCTGTCGTTCACCTTTATTTCAATATAATAGGTACGGTGACTTTCCTGACATTATTCTATTTGTTAAATTATATATTTAACTTTGCATTTGTAAATTATACGATCAGCCCAATCGGCATCGCAGTAGTTCACAGTATCTTTAACATACTTGGTACCTCTGTATTGCTGCCGTTAACCAAACAGCTTGAAAAGCTTGCGTGCTTAACTATAAAATCTAAAGACACCGGGCCTGAAGAAATCCAGCTTCTAGACGAACGCTTTTTATCAAATCCGTCATTTGCAATTGCTCAGGCCAAAACAGTTGCCCGTTCAATGGCAGAAAACGTTCGTGATTCGCTTATCCTTTCCCTTGATAACATGAAAAACTACAGCGAAACAAATGCGCAAAACATACTGGAATCCGAATCTAAAGTAGATATGTATGAAGATAAGCTTGGTACATATCTAGTAAAACTAAGCGGCAAAGACTTAACGGATAAAGACAGCCATGAGGCCTCAAAACTTCTTCATTGTATAGGAGATTTTGAACGTATCAGCGACCATTCTACGAACTTACTGGAAGTAGCCCAGGAGATGCGCGATAAAAATATAGTATTCTCCGATGAGGCAAACAAGGATTTAGACGTTATATATTCTGCAGTTAGAGAAATACTAAATACTGCAATCAAATCTTTTACAGACGATGACTTGACCCTCGCGGCTCAAGTAGAACCTTTAGAAGAGGTTATAGACCTGCTAAAGGCTCAAGCTAAGACAAGACATATAGACCGTTTGCAAAAAGGCACCTGTACCATAGAGCTGGGCTTCATATTTGCAGATCTTCTTGCAAACTTAGAAAGGGTGTCGGACCACTGCTCCAACATTGCTGTATGTATAATCGAAGTAAGCAAAAACAGCTTTGATACCCATAAATACCTAAATTCTATCAAAAGCTCAGGCGAGACTACTTACTCAAGGCTATTTGAAGAATTTAAAAATAAGTATACTTTATCATAA
- a CDS encoding ATP-binding protein: MKKRITTLFIAIILLSILITTVFITVIFKTSFYEQAKNNIQSNSKLIALNYNNSNGYDELTTLGLDNLRLTIISTSGNLIFDSGTDIAQADYSLNATEVKSAINTGSGESIHVSDANGYETYYYAIKLSDDNILITSIKLADLYTEYNQAVFTIIIVSLVLILLSGILSILFTKRIVQPIEAMAHNIDEIDKNIPYKELEPFVLSIKNQHLQKIENARIRQEFTANVSHELKTPLTSISGYAEMLENGMAKDEDIADFASKIHNEAGRLISLIGDIIKLSELDTPYSNTDFEIIDLFSLVENTVELLSFNAERASVNISAKGSACLVNGKRDMLEELIYNLCDNAIRYNNKDGSVTVSVFKSEGCPVLRVKDTGIGIPLELHERIFERFYRVDKSRSKETGGTGLGLAIVKHVAIHHNAKIKVVSQVGHGTQIDVIFPPVI; this comes from the coding sequence ATGAAAAAAAGGATAACTACCCTATTTATAGCTATAATTTTATTGTCAATTCTTATAACTACGGTATTTATAACCGTAATTTTCAAAACATCATTTTACGAACAGGCTAAAAATAATATACAATCAAACTCTAAATTAATCGCCCTAAATTATAATAACTCAAACGGCTATGATGAACTAACTACTTTAGGTTTAGATAATCTGCGTTTAACCATTATATCTACATCCGGAAACTTAATATTTGACAGCGGTACAGATATTGCGCAGGCAGACTACAGCCTAAATGCCACCGAAGTTAAAAGCGCAATTAATACCGGCAGCGGAGAATCGATACACGTGTCCGATGCTAATGGGTATGAAACATATTACTATGCAATAAAGCTAAGCGACGATAATATACTGATAACATCAATAAAATTAGCTGACTTATATACTGAATATAATCAAGCGGTATTTACGATAATAATTGTATCCTTGGTATTGATTTTACTTTCCGGCATATTATCGATACTGTTTACAAAGAGAATAGTCCAGCCTATTGAGGCAATGGCACATAATATCGATGAGATAGACAAAAATATTCCGTACAAAGAACTGGAACCTTTTGTTTTGTCTATTAAAAACCAGCATTTGCAAAAAATAGAGAATGCACGTATCCGCCAGGAATTTACGGCAAATGTCTCCCACGAATTAAAAACGCCTCTAACATCTATATCCGGCTATGCGGAAATGCTTGAAAACGGAATGGCTAAAGACGAAGATATAGCGGATTTTGCCTCTAAAATACATAATGAAGCAGGCCGCCTTATTTCACTCATAGGCGATATAATAAAACTTTCGGAGTTAGACACTCCATATTCAAATACAGATTTTGAAATTATAGACCTGTTTTCACTTGTAGAAAATACTGTTGAACTGCTCTCTTTTAATGCAGAAAGGGCAAGCGTAAATATATCTGCAAAAGGGTCTGCCTGCCTGGTTAACGGGAAAAGGGATATGCTGGAGGAGCTTATCTATAACCTATGCGACAATGCAATACGTTACAACAATAAAGATGGTTCTGTAACCGTCTCTGTTTTCAAGAGCGAAGGCTGCCCCGTGCTCCGAGTAAAAGATACCGGAATAGGCATTCCCCTTGAACTTCATGAAAGGATATTTGAGCGTTTCTATCGTGTAGACAAAAGCCGAAGCAAGGAAACCGGAGGCACCGGCCTTGGCCTTGCTATCGTCAAACACGTTGCTATACATCATAATGCAAAGATAAAAGTAGTAAGCCAGGTGGGTCATGGCACACAAATAGATGTAATATTCCCTCCGGTAATTTAA
- the rplJ gene encoding 50S ribosomal protein L10 produces MKLLSKEIINEKKLIVDELAEKMKKAQAVIFYDYIGLTVAEATELRNQFRAKDIEYKVIKNTMLKRAADALEYDKVDDYLKGPTAVAFSYDDPVAPAKILSDFVKKLKKTQIKSGILNGKVMDVKGVESLATLPSREELLSKMLGSLNAPITGLVMALSGVPRNLVYALNAVKNVKEN; encoded by the coding sequence GTGAAATTATTGTCAAAAGAAATAATCAACGAGAAGAAGCTTATAGTAGATGAGCTCGCTGAAAAGATGAAAAAAGCTCAGGCAGTCATTTTTTATGATTACATCGGTCTTACAGTTGCAGAAGCAACTGAGCTTAGAAATCAGTTTAGAGCAAAGGATATTGAGTATAAGGTAATAAAGAATACCATGCTTAAAAGGGCTGCAGATGCACTTGAATATGATAAGGTAGACGATTATTTAAAAGGCCCCACAGCGGTTGCCTTCAGTTATGATGATCCGGTTGCACCAGCTAAAATATTATCTGACTTTGTTAAAAAACTCAAGAAAACTCAGATAAAATCCGGTATTTTAAACGGAAAGGTTATGGATGTAAAAGGAGTGGAATCCTTGGCTACATTGCCTTCTAGAGAAGAATTGTTGTCAAAGATGCTTGGAAGCTTGAATGCACCTATTACCGGCCTTGTTATGGCATTGTCCGGCGTTCCGAGAAACCTTGTATATGCATTGAATGCAGTTAAAAAT